A genomic segment from Chitinophaga niabensis encodes:
- a CDS encoding phosphoribosyltransferase-like protein, which yields MSFKVDIDSITLDILVGRLKGVVSAIDILKWLANFEEDEQRVALSLISNLTVYTSNEIEEKYHKGLNIIIRGVPSKSKIAIHPIGLFGKSGSMMAYLLRKTNTFNINNSRLTLIPDSKMLSTLGEEHETLVLLDDFTGTGSSIEKYYNSDIIAHIGRFKQIHFLGVAAMKEAIIYLKPYFTSIIIDNDSIYKKAFSSEASYFGYRKYTAPKELAYKYGEFLTKPERLKSGKPKYRHALGHENSQSLVAFFYGCPNNTLPIFWQGDSGRIKWTPLIPRFNAHKIQKAREFRKQLSYELSLFKEFGSEMLTEAFVTYRVKKGKKEFSSVNHIDFSVYGILKLQRDGFSEFNICQRLGISSSDYLDYLKRGKQQGIFDSTNKITQWGLELYQEAKRCINNNLKNRFEGKSLEIKNIHYFPKSFNGRT from the coding sequence ATGTCCTTTAAAGTAGATATTGATAGTATAACCTTAGATATACTTGTAGGTAGATTAAAGGGAGTTGTTTCGGCAATCGACATACTAAAATGGCTTGCAAACTTTGAGGAAGATGAACAGCGGGTTGCATTAAGCCTTATTAGTAATCTTACGGTATACACATCAAATGAAATAGAGGAAAAATATCATAAAGGTTTGAACATAATAATAAGGGGTGTTCCCAGTAAATCAAAAATTGCTATTCACCCTATTGGACTTTTTGGAAAGAGTGGAAGCATGATGGCCTATCTATTAAGAAAAACAAATACATTCAACATAAACAATAGTCGACTTACCCTTATTCCTGATAGTAAAATGTTAAGTACATTAGGTGAAGAACATGAAACGTTAGTACTGCTGGATGATTTCACTGGAACCGGAAGCTCTATTGAGAAATACTATAATTCTGATATCATTGCTCATATAGGCCGTTTTAAACAGATTCACTTTTTAGGAGTTGCGGCCATGAAGGAGGCAATTATTTACCTTAAACCCTATTTTACAAGTATAATCATTGACAATGATAGCATTTACAAAAAAGCTTTTTCAAGTGAAGCTAGTTACTTTGGATATCGAAAGTATACTGCTCCAAAGGAGTTAGCTTACAAATATGGTGAATTTTTAACAAAACCGGAAAGATTGAAGTCTGGTAAACCCAAATACAGGCATGCATTAGGGCATGAAAATTCACAATCGCTCGTCGCTTTTTTTTATGGTTGCCCTAATAATACCCTACCCATTTTTTGGCAAGGAGATAGTGGCAGAATCAAATGGACCCCTTTAATTCCGAGATTTAATGCTCATAAAATCCAAAAGGCAAGGGAATTTAGAAAGCAGCTATCATACGAACTGAGTCTATTTAAGGAATTTGGTTCAGAAATGCTTACTGAAGCATTTGTAACCTATAGAGTAAAAAAGGGCAAAAAAGAATTCAGTTCTGTAAATCACATTGACTTTTCTGTATATGGCATTTTAAAATTACAACGTGACGGCTTTTCTGAATTCAATATATGCCAAAGATTGGGCATCTCATCAAGCGACTATCTGGATTACCTAAAAAGGGGCAAACAGCAAGGTATTTTTGATAGTACGAACAAAATCACTCAGTGGGGGTTGGAACTCTACCAGGAAGCTAAAAGGTGCATTAACAACAACCTTAAGAACAGATTTGAAGGTAAATCTTTAGAAATAAAAAATATTCACTATTTTCCCAAATCATTCAATGGTAGGACATAA
- a CDS encoding reverse transcriptase family protein, translating to MTYPLDVFFEYAKEMDHSPQFTEEVEKYVSSLLNRNLPVFFSLPHLALAASFSINHVERIVKSNRRDYYKRFKLAKRRGGFRIIQTPDQELKYLQKWILLNILNKVNSHPACKGFDPKSSIILNAQDHLNKEAILKIDLLRFFDSINEKRIYGVFKGLGYHPNLAVSLAKLCTLKPDNTFFIAFKKNELMLKELIKKRDEGILPQGAPTSPKLSNLIARNLDIRLDKLCKKHGISYTRYADDLTFSGEKTKLMLLKKVVYKIVKTEGFYINYGKTKFLTRGNKYFVTGLSVHNKTLKVPRKKKLDIEHHLHHCLKNGVHVHMIKSKIKNRNFKDWLLGSICFVWSVEQELGQKYFDEYNKIEWPV from the coding sequence ATGACCTATCCATTGGATGTTTTTTTTGAATACGCAAAAGAAATGGACCACAGTCCTCAATTTACTGAGGAAGTGGAAAAGTATGTAAGCTCATTATTGAATAGAAATCTCCCAGTTTTTTTTTCTTTACCTCATCTTGCATTAGCCGCTTCATTTAGTATTAATCATGTGGAAAGAATAGTTAAATCTAATAGAAGGGATTATTATAAAAGATTTAAACTGGCAAAAAGAAGAGGTGGATTTAGAATAATACAAACCCCTGATCAAGAATTAAAGTATTTACAAAAATGGATATTATTGAACATTCTCAATAAAGTCAATTCTCATCCTGCTTGTAAAGGCTTTGACCCCAAATCATCGATTATTTTGAATGCCCAGGATCACCTTAATAAAGAAGCAATTTTGAAAATTGATTTACTTCGGTTTTTTGATTCAATAAATGAAAAACGAATATATGGAGTATTTAAAGGTCTTGGTTATCATCCTAATTTAGCTGTAAGCTTAGCGAAGCTATGTACTTTAAAACCAGATAATACTTTTTTTATAGCCTTTAAGAAAAATGAACTGATGCTTAAGGAACTGATCAAGAAAAGAGATGAAGGCATTTTACCACAGGGAGCCCCAACAAGTCCAAAACTTTCAAATTTAATTGCTAGAAACCTAGATATTAGGCTTGATAAGCTATGTAAAAAGCATGGTATCTCATACACTAGATATGCTGATGACCTGACGTTTTCAGGGGAAAAAACTAAACTTATGCTCCTCAAAAAAGTAGTTTACAAAATCGTTAAAACCGAAGGATTCTATATAAACTACGGGAAAACCAAATTTTTGACACGCGGAAATAAATATTTCGTTACAGGTCTATCTGTCCATAATAAAACTTTGAAAGTTCCCAGAAAGAAGAAACTTGATATCGAACATCATCTTCATCATTGCTTAAAAAACGGTGTTCATGTTCATATGATCAAGAGTAAAATTAAAAATCGCAATTTTAAAGACTGGTTATTAGGATCAATCTGTTTTGTATGGTCGGTAGAACAAGAACTTGGACAAAAATATTTTGATGAATATAACAAAATTGAATGGCCAGTTTAG
- a CDS encoding hybrid sensor histidine kinase/response regulator transcription factor has product MLKKYTLVPLLLLLLQFAYAQQQSVQFSTLNIHSGLSNNQVNCIYKDAKGFLWFGTMSGLNRYDGDNFRIFRHSLSDSLSLSDDYITHIFSAPGNRLFIKTRNGDNIYDPAKEQFTDAAPWLQSMGLPTIGVRSMLLTGDACWAAYADSGLYCIKDRNRGVRIFLPEEKGGIADIKMDGDQFLYILFLNGNVTKLDTRSNKVVYRTDVLRPFINASSFTLQLFIDAQHDLWVYRPSTDYGVLYFNPASGMVKQLSRKQQVLNNDIVNSVIQDNLGRIWIGTDHGGINIIDKKDFSSSFLTNQPEDVKSVAENAIYALYKDNQGIIWCGTYKRGVSYYAENKMKFSLYKNKQGNPQSLSYNDVNCFVEDRKGNIWIGTNGGGLLYFDRKANTFRQFKHNAADDNSISNDVIVSLYVDPYNNLWIGYYFGGMDYLSNNRFTHFRNNAEDPNSLASKTVLKIFRDQRNNFWVGTLGGGLDRFDPGNGIFYHNNTTLPNSIHSDFISAFAESQEGDLWIGTAYGIDVMDKDKGTFSHLLHSTHNLSNDNVTSLHCDSRGNMWVGTREGLNVYQPKTGSFKSFRIEDGLPDNSINCILEDNNHQLWVSTANGLSRVTMEQDHNGIRIHCRNYDEEDGLQGRAFNSSAALKLKSGELIFGGADGFNIFNPAEMRQNRFEPVLVFTGLQILNKPVAVNEKRQQQVVLPTALPETREITLQYNENDFSIDFAALNFINTRKNRYAYLLEGFNKDWVTADGKTRRIAYTNINPGVYTLHLKAANEDGVWNEQGISLVIRILPPFWKTTWAYLLYLLLGAGLLFLSRKMIIQRAHRRFALEQERREAQGLHELDMMKIKLLTNVSHEFRTPVSLILAPIEDILKKAKDPEDKKKFQLIRRNARRLLNLVNQLMDFRKMEMQELKNEPAAGDLMAFIQETADSFTDLAERKSIVFTWHTNCPQLPALFDHDKMERILFNLLFNAFKFTPEGGAVIITANVTGNTLELRIKDTGIGIPEERQEKIFERYFQVDNPGSFVNQGSGIGLAITREFVRLCNGSIAVESKVNEGTTFTLRFPIVRPQTEETPLPLPVIHSAGTEKRNSRKKQRILLVEDNDDFRFYLKDNLKEWYDILEATDGADGWHKTLNTLPDLVVSDVNMPLMDGVDLCKKIGGDARTRHIPVILLTAMDTEETQLKGLESGAADYMVKPFSFEIMLSRVRNILARKVPVQLVIPQPDMQHANTLTADEKFMQHALEIVEKHLSEASFSVEMLSQQLCMNRVSVYRRIFSLTGHSPIEFIRTIRLQRAAQLLSQTEMNITEVAYEVGFNNPKYFARYFKIAYNMLPSAYASAMRK; this is encoded by the coding sequence ATGTTAAAGAAATATACCCTGGTTCCACTTCTGCTCCTGCTGCTGCAATTTGCCTACGCACAGCAGCAATCTGTGCAATTTTCAACCCTGAATATCCATTCCGGGCTGTCTAACAATCAGGTGAATTGTATCTATAAAGATGCAAAAGGATTTCTCTGGTTTGGTACCATGAGCGGCCTGAACCGGTACGACGGTGATAATTTCAGGATATTCCGCCATAGCCTCTCTGATTCCCTTTCCCTCAGCGATGATTATATTACCCATATATTTTCAGCTCCCGGCAACCGCCTGTTCATTAAAACAAGGAATGGGGATAATATCTACGATCCGGCAAAAGAACAATTCACAGATGCCGCTCCCTGGCTCCAAAGCATGGGGCTGCCCACTATTGGTGTCAGGAGCATGCTCCTGACGGGCGACGCCTGCTGGGCCGCGTATGCGGATTCCGGCCTGTATTGTATCAAAGACCGGAACAGGGGTGTTCGCATATTCTTGCCGGAAGAAAAAGGCGGCATCGCTGATATTAAAATGGATGGGGATCAATTCCTTTATATCCTCTTTCTCAACGGCAACGTTACAAAGCTGGACACACGCAGCAATAAGGTCGTTTACAGAACGGATGTACTACGCCCTTTCATAAATGCCAGCTCCTTTACATTGCAGCTGTTTATTGATGCGCAGCACGATCTATGGGTATATAGGCCAAGTACGGACTACGGGGTATTGTATTTTAATCCCGCATCCGGCATGGTAAAGCAACTTTCCCGGAAACAGCAGGTCCTGAATAACGACATTGTGAACAGCGTGATCCAGGACAACCTTGGGCGCATCTGGATAGGCACCGATCATGGGGGTATCAACATCATTGATAAAAAGGATTTTTCCTCCAGCTTTCTCACTAATCAGCCGGAAGATGTGAAGAGCGTTGCGGAGAATGCTATTTACGCTTTGTATAAAGACAACCAGGGCATCATCTGGTGCGGCACCTATAAAAGAGGGGTTAGTTATTACGCGGAAAATAAAATGAAATTTTCACTTTACAAGAACAAACAGGGCAACCCTCAAAGCCTCAGCTACAATGATGTGAACTGTTTTGTAGAAGACCGCAAAGGCAATATCTGGATCGGCACCAACGGCGGCGGGCTCCTCTATTTCGACCGTAAAGCGAATACTTTCCGCCAGTTCAAACATAACGCCGCCGATGATAATAGCATCAGCAATGATGTGATCGTCAGCCTGTATGTAGATCCTTATAACAACCTGTGGATCGGGTATTATTTCGGGGGAATGGATTATCTGAGCAACAACCGTTTTACCCATTTCCGTAATAATGCGGAAGATCCTAACAGCCTGGCCAGCAAAACCGTGCTGAAGATCTTCCGCGATCAGCGGAACAATTTCTGGGTGGGCACCCTGGGTGGCGGTTTAGACCGTTTTGACCCCGGCAACGGTATTTTTTATCACAATAACACTACCTTACCCAACTCTATTCATTCTGATTTTATATCTGCATTTGCGGAAAGCCAGGAAGGAGATCTCTGGATAGGCACTGCATATGGGATAGACGTGATGGATAAGGACAAAGGCACTTTCTCCCATCTGCTGCACAGCACGCACAACCTCAGCAATGATAACGTTACTTCCCTGCATTGCGATAGCCGGGGGAACATGTGGGTGGGCACCCGCGAAGGATTGAATGTATACCAGCCAAAAACAGGCAGCTTCAAATCTTTCCGCATAGAAGACGGCCTGCCGGATAATAGCATCAACTGCATCCTGGAGGATAATAATCACCAGTTATGGGTAAGCACCGCTAACGGCCTGAGCCGCGTTACGATGGAACAGGACCATAACGGCATCCGGATCCATTGCAGGAATTATGATGAAGAAGACGGCTTGCAGGGAAGGGCCTTCAACTCAAGCGCAGCCCTGAAGCTGAAATCGGGCGAATTGATATTTGGCGGGGCAGATGGTTTTAATATTTTTAACCCTGCTGAGATGCGGCAGAACAGGTTTGAACCTGTATTGGTATTTACCGGCCTGCAGATCTTAAATAAACCGGTAGCCGTGAATGAAAAACGGCAGCAGCAGGTTGTACTGCCAACTGCCTTGCCGGAAACCCGGGAGATCACACTGCAGTATAATGAAAACGATTTCTCCATAGACTTTGCGGCCCTCAATTTCATCAATACCCGCAAGAACCGCTATGCTTATCTGCTCGAAGGATTTAATAAAGACTGGGTAACCGCCGATGGTAAAACGCGCCGGATCGCTTACACCAATATCAATCCCGGCGTTTATACATTGCACTTGAAAGCGGCTAATGAAGACGGCGTATGGAACGAACAGGGCATTTCCCTGGTGATACGTATCCTCCCGCCTTTCTGGAAAACAACCTGGGCCTACCTGCTTTATTTGCTGCTTGGGGCAGGCCTGCTTTTCCTTTCCCGTAAAATGATCATCCAACGCGCACATCGCCGCTTTGCACTGGAACAGGAACGAAGGGAAGCACAGGGCCTTCATGAGCTGGATATGATGAAGATCAAACTGCTCACCAATGTGAGCCACGAGTTCAGAACGCCGGTATCCCTTATCCTGGCGCCTATTGAAGACATCCTTAAAAAAGCTAAAGACCCGGAGGATAAGAAGAAGTTTCAGCTCATTCGCCGCAACGCCCGCAGGTTACTCAACCTCGTGAACCAACTGATGGATTTTCGCAAAATGGAAATGCAGGAGCTGAAAAACGAACCTGCTGCCGGGGACCTGATGGCTTTTATACAGGAAACAGCTGATTCTTTTACTGACCTTGCGGAAAGGAAAAGTATTGTTTTTACCTGGCACACCAACTGCCCGCAACTCCCGGCCCTTTTTGACCACGATAAAATGGAGCGCATCCTTTTTAACCTGTTATTCAACGCCTTCAAATTCACTCCCGAAGGCGGCGCCGTGATCATTACGGCCAATGTAACCGGCAATACCCTGGAACTCCGGATAAAAGATACGGGCATTGGCATCCCGGAAGAAAGACAGGAGAAGATATTTGAACGCTATTTCCAGGTGGATAACCCGGGAAGCTTTGTAAACCAGGGCAGTGGCATCGGGCTGGCCATTACCAGGGAGTTTGTAAGGTTGTGCAACGGAAGCATTGCCGTGGAAAGTAAAGTGAACGAAGGCACCACCTTTACCCTTCGTTTTCCAATAGTTCGGCCGCAAACGGAAGAAACGCCCCTGCCACTTCCCGTCATACATTCCGCAGGCACTGAAAAAAGGAACAGCCGCAAAAAACAGCGCATTCTGCTTGTTGAGGACAATGATGATTTCCGGTTTTACCTGAAAGACAATCTGAAAGAATGGTACGACATACTGGAAGCCACTGATGGCGCGGATGGCTGGCATAAAACGTTAAACACCCTGCCGGACCTGGTAGTAAGCGATGTGAATATGCCCCTGATGGACGGGGTCGACCTTTGCAAAAAGATCGGTGGTGATGCCCGTACCCGCCACATCCCCGTGATCCTGCTCACGGCTATGGACACGGAAGAAACCCAGTTAAAGGGCCTGGAAAGCGGCGCGGCGGATTATATGGTAAAACCCTTCAGCTTTGAGATCATGCTCTCCCGCGTGCGCAACATCCTGGCCCGGAAGGTACCCGTACAGCTGGTGATCCCCCAACCGGACATGCAACATGCCAATACCCTGACCGCAGACGAGAAATTCATGCAGCACGCACTGGAAATAGTAGAAAAACATCTTTCTGAAGCCAGTTTCTCTGTAGAGATGCTGAGCCAGCAGCTTTGTATGAACCGGGTATCCGTATACAGGCGTATTTTTTCCCTTACCGGGCATTCTCCCATCGAGTTCATCCGCACCATTCGCCTCCAGCGGGCTGCGCAGTTGCTGAGCCAAACGGAAATGAACATTACGGAGGTAGCCTACGAAGTAGGATTTAATAATCCTAAGTATTTTGCGCGTTACTTCAAAATAGCTTACAACATGCTCCCCTCAGCCTATGCATCCGCCATGCGGAAATGA
- a CDS encoding SusC/RagA family TonB-linked outer membrane protein codes for MFCIWLFTLLPVHAQNIPRKISGTVTDQATGRPVAGATVAVKGTTNAVVSDNQGQFSISAETGQVIGISFMGYATRELKVGSSNILNVNLETDYRILNDVVVVGYGKMKKTDQSSAQVSITSADINRTVNTTIDQAIQGRAAGVYVTQNSGQPGGGISVVIRGINTLSGTNEPLYVIDGVQMQPATVEYGATSSTNPLAGINPSDMESIEILQGPSATAVYGSRATNGVVLITTKRGKSGQIKVNYNYLYSRQERPESLPTMSLQQFAIMNNEIASILNRTPTAEFQNPSVLGAGTNWQKALFKAAPLQKHQVTISGGANNTTYYMSGEYFSQDGVAVGSEFDRYSFRLNLDNQAFKWLKLSTSLNFYQTKEKLASTSEDVIRNAINLAPNIAVKNADGSWGGATENEYGSNAKFAPLNPVAIANLVSNNLKKTGGLGGATAEIGIIKGLIFRTSFNGNFEYSDGAKFIPTYRLGYNSNEKASLSVSTNRNFYWNLNELLQYNTNFGKHSIGVMGSHEAQAWNYQGFSATRVGFASNEIPSLNLGDALGQTTGSSKGSGALESWLGRVNYSYDDKYILQLAGRADGSSNFGSENKWGYFPSVSAAWRVSQEGFMRAVPFISDLKIRAEYGTTGNNGSGGKQYSALNSVTTPWGAGFRTGQYGNAGLKWESTETKNIGINLGLLKGRIQLEADYYIRKTDNLLMPNPLPAYMGTQSEGNINPPVVNIGAMENRGFGITLNTVNIDNKNGFTWRSNFNISSFKTKITKFYSDAAFLSRSAWYMNNFTSRSSIGNAPWMFYGYIAEGIFQSVEEINKSAIPEQSPGTRLPVSRDGGVWVGDIKYKDLNNDNIIDSRDQTFIGNPWPKLTFGLTNTFAYKGFDLSILVTGAQGNEIYNYLRFENTNPGNINLGRNLLRDAFDYARVTEDGKLQNPGTSVPRIVGSDINGNGNRFTNLYVEDGSYIRIKNVQLGYNIPGSLLRQQTIVKGIRLTVGAQNLFTFTKYKGFDPEVGAYLGKEVQLNSQLIAVDAGRYPLTRLYTASIGVDF; via the coding sequence ATGTTCTGCATCTGGCTATTTACCCTGCTGCCGGTGCATGCACAAAATATCCCCCGGAAGATTTCCGGCACTGTTACAGACCAGGCTACAGGCCGGCCGGTTGCAGGTGCCACCGTAGCCGTAAAGGGCACTACCAATGCGGTGGTTTCAGACAATCAGGGCCAATTCAGCATTTCGGCTGAAACCGGCCAGGTAATCGGTATTTCTTTTATGGGGTATGCCACCAGGGAACTAAAAGTAGGAAGTTCCAATATCCTGAACGTTAATCTTGAAACAGACTACCGCATCCTGAACGATGTAGTGGTGGTAGGATACGGCAAGATGAAAAAAACAGACCAGAGCAGCGCGCAGGTATCCATTACCTCTGCAGACATCAACAGAACGGTGAACACTACAATAGACCAGGCTATCCAGGGCCGTGCTGCCGGTGTGTATGTAACCCAGAACTCCGGTCAGCCTGGTGGCGGTATTTCTGTGGTGATCCGCGGTATTAATACCCTGAGCGGTACCAATGAGCCATTGTATGTAATAGACGGGGTGCAAATGCAGCCCGCTACTGTTGAATATGGCGCTACCAGTTCTACTAACCCGCTGGCCGGTATCAACCCTTCAGACATGGAGAGCATAGAAATACTGCAGGGGCCTTCTGCTACTGCCGTATATGGCTCCCGTGCAACAAATGGTGTAGTACTTATCACTACCAAGCGAGGCAAAAGCGGACAGATAAAGGTGAATTATAACTATCTCTATTCCCGTCAGGAAAGGCCGGAGAGCTTGCCCACAATGAGCCTTCAGCAGTTTGCCATCATGAATAATGAAATAGCCTCTATCCTGAACCGCACGCCCACTGCCGAATTCCAGAACCCTTCCGTACTGGGAGCTGGTACAAACTGGCAGAAAGCATTGTTCAAAGCAGCCCCCCTGCAAAAACACCAGGTTACTATCAGCGGTGGCGCCAACAATACCACTTATTATATGTCCGGCGAATATTTTAGCCAGGATGGCGTAGCGGTAGGCTCTGAATTTGACCGGTATTCTTTTCGCCTCAATCTTGATAACCAGGCTTTTAAATGGCTTAAGCTAAGCACTTCGCTGAACTTTTACCAAACGAAAGAAAAACTCGCTTCTACCAGTGAAGATGTGATCCGCAACGCTATCAACCTGGCACCCAATATTGCCGTAAAAAATGCGGATGGCAGCTGGGGTGGCGCTACTGAAAATGAATATGGCAGCAATGCAAAATTTGCGCCACTGAACCCTGTGGCCATTGCCAACCTGGTGAGCAACAATCTGAAAAAAACAGGTGGCTTAGGCGGGGCCACAGCAGAAATAGGCATTATTAAAGGCCTTATTTTCCGCACCAGCTTCAATGGCAATTTTGAATATTCAGATGGCGCCAAATTTATACCTACTTACCGCCTCGGGTATAATTCCAATGAAAAGGCCAGCCTGAGCGTGAGTACTAACCGGAATTTTTACTGGAACCTCAACGAGCTCCTGCAATACAATACCAACTTCGGCAAACACAGCATTGGTGTAATGGGCAGCCACGAAGCACAGGCCTGGAATTACCAGGGTTTCTCTGCTACACGCGTGGGTTTTGCCAGCAATGAGATCCCATCCCTCAATCTTGGCGATGCGCTGGGGCAAACTACAGGAAGCAGTAAAGGATCCGGTGCACTGGAATCCTGGCTGGGGCGGGTTAATTATTCTTATGACGACAAATACATACTGCAACTCGCCGGGCGGGCAGATGGATCTTCCAACTTCGGCTCTGAAAACAAATGGGGGTATTTCCCTTCTGTGTCCGCCGCATGGCGTGTATCGCAGGAAGGATTTATGCGTGCCGTTCCTTTTATCAGCGATCTGAAAATAAGGGCTGAATACGGTACCACCGGTAATAACGGCAGCGGCGGGAAGCAATATTCCGCGCTCAATTCTGTAACCACTCCATGGGGAGCAGGTTTCCGCACAGGCCAATATGGAAACGCCGGTTTGAAATGGGAATCTACAGAAACCAAAAATATCGGTATCAACCTTGGCCTCCTGAAAGGAAGGATACAACTGGAAGCGGATTATTATATCCGTAAAACGGATAACCTCCTGATGCCCAACCCGCTACCTGCCTATATGGGTACACAGAGCGAAGGAAATATCAATCCTCCTGTTGTAAACATCGGAGCCATGGAGAACAGGGGTTTCGGCATTACGCTTAATACGGTGAACATTGATAATAAAAATGGTTTTACCTGGAGAAGTAATTTTAATATCTCTTCCTTTAAAACAAAGATCACCAAGTTCTATTCAGATGCCGCATTCCTCTCCCGTTCTGCCTGGTATATGAACAACTTCACATCCCGCTCTTCTATTGGCAACGCACCCTGGATGTTTTACGGATATATAGCGGAAGGCATTTTTCAGTCTGTGGAAGAAATCAACAAAAGCGCCATTCCTGAACAGTCTCCGGGTACACGTTTACCAGTATCCAGAGATGGAGGTGTATGGGTTGGCGATATCAAATATAAAGATCTGAACAACGATAACATCATCGACTCAAGAGATCAGACCTTTATTGGTAATCCCTGGCCCAAACTCACGTTTGGTTTAACGAACACCTTTGCTTACAAGGGTTTTGACCTGAGCATCCTGGTAACAGGCGCACAGGGGAATGAAATTTATAATTACCTGCGTTTTGAAAATACCAATCCCGGTAATATCAACCTCGGCCGCAACCTGCTACGCGATGCCTTTGATTACGCACGTGTTACTGAAGACGGTAAGTTGCAAAATCCCGGTACTTCCGTACCCCGCATAGTGGGCAGCGATATCAACGGTAATGGCAACCGCTTTACGAACCTTTATGTGGAAGATGGTTCTTATATCCGTATCAAGAACGTGCAATTGGGATATAACATTCCCGGTTCCCTGTTGCGGCAGCAAACTATCGTAAAAGGCATTCGCCTTACCGTAGGCGCACAGAACCTTTTCACCTTTACCAAATACAAAGGTTTTGATCCTGAAGTGGGCGCATACCTGGGAAAAGAAGTGCAGCTGAACAGTCAGCTGATTGCTGTGGATGCAGGCCGTTACCCGCTTACAAGGCTTTATACAGCCAGCATTGGCGTGGATTTTTAA